A genomic window from Octopus sinensis unplaced genomic scaffold, ASM634580v1 Contig13674, whole genome shotgun sequence includes:
- the LOC118761455 gene encoding thrombospondin type-1 domain-containing protein 4-like, whose translation MQFEPFELRWLTSKWSKCSTSCGLGRRYRDVVCGVYVPFQFKFIHIPSSCCMKANSSQCHSYILRTKTNLIHPLWYLTKNGTCSSQCGQGFRQLDYECRQEFARDQWISISTKFCSYPPPIMNQTCYGSVCFAKWDYSPWNQTYVQLNANLDRVFLQYEDAAYVFNISYLEIKCPLKNSNLTRNYVIADSNILTFVVTEWSQCSLLCGIGSQERSVQCALVSQNSYTIVSSSLCDSAGLVRPAVERNCGSLCPRWKTSEWSEVAKICVNQ comes from the exons ATGCAGTTTGAGCCATTTGAACTAAGATGGCTAACAAGCAAATGGAGTAAGTGCAGCACTTCTTGTGGACTCGGTCGTCGATACCGCGACGTTGTTTGTGGGGTCTATGTACCGTTCCAGTTTAAATTTATCCACATCCCATCCTCTTGTTGCATGAAGGCTAATAGTTCTCAGTGTCATTCTTACATTTTAAGAACAAAAACCAACCTCATTCACCCATT GTGGTATTTGACCAAAAATGGTACTTGCTCTTCACAGTGTGGTCAAGGATTCCGACAATTGGATTATGAATGTCGCCAAGAGTTTGCCAGGGATCAATGGATTTCTATTTCGACAAAATTCTGCAGTTATCCTCCTCCAATAATGAATCAAACATGTTACGGATCTGTGTGTTTTGCGAAATGGGATTATTCTCCATGGAATCaa ACCTACGTTCAGTTAAATGCAAATCTCGACCGCGTTTTCCTTCAATATGAAGATGCCGCTtatgttttcaatatttcttaCCTCGAAATAAAATGTCCGCTTAAGAATTCAA ATTTGACGCGCAACTATGTTATTGCTGACTCAAATATTTTGACTTTTGTGGTAACGGAATGGTCTCAATGTTCCCTTCTCTGTGGAATCGGTTCTCAGGAAAGAAGTGTACAGTGCGCCCTTGTCTCACAAAATTCATATACAATTGTTTCCTCCAGTTTATGTGATTCTGCCGGACTTGTCAGACCTGCTGTGGAAAGAAATTGTGGTTCCCTTTGCCCACGATGGAAAACATCGGAATGGTCTGAGGTGGCTAAGATTTGTGTAAACCAATAG
- the LOC115229820 gene encoding charged multivesicular body protein 1a-like, with translation MKGIGMSTKELDKVMKSMDLVKITKIMDNFTKQFENLDVMTSVFVFLFLLKTVSTNMDSSMATSTPQDQVSALMIRVAEENDLDVLGQLKAPKMRGDVELSKDESETLEARLLAVFDP, from the coding sequence ATGAAAGGAATTGGAATGTCCACAAAAGAGCTGGATAAAGTGATGAAGTCCATGGATTTGGTAAAAATCACCAAAATAATGGACAACTTTACTAAACAATTCGAAAATTTGGACGTCATGacttctgtatttgtttttttgtttttactgaagACTGTTTCTACCAATATGGACTCTTCTATGGCGACATCCACTCCACAGGATCAAGTATCTGCACTGATGATTCGTGTCGCTGAGGAAAATGATTTGGACGTTCTGGGACAACTTAAGGCTCCAAAGATGAGGGGAGATGTGGAGTTGTCTAAGGATGAGAGTGAGACTCTGGAGGCTAGGTTATTGGCCGTTTTTGACCCGTAG